ATCTCGCCCCCCCCTCCGCCGAATACACCAGATCAAATGTACTCGGTCTCGCGGTCACCGCGGAAATAGCTACCAGTTCAAGGCGAGGTATTGCACAAGATGTCGAAGACTGGGTTTCGAATTCCTGCTTTCGGGACGTGATCACGCCGATTACCTGCAGCCCGTTCGGGCAAGCGATGCGAAGGATTAGTTGGGGCAGCTCGCCCCCGTCCCTCGATATCGCCACCATGGCAAACTTACGGGCCGGTTGGGGACGGATTGCCGGGACCAGGTGTCGAAATACGATTGTCTGAGAGCGCGAGCCTACGAATTCGATCCTGACCGTTGCATCGGCGCCATCAATCCCGAAAGACTGTATTGAGTTGTTCTGCGGGAAGTTCCAGTTTGTCGGGAACGCATCGTTTGCCTCGACAGGCGCGAATTCGGGGCCGTGCTGACCAGCGATCCGATCAAGGTAGGCCAAACCTTCGGCATCCTGGTACTCGATCCCTTTTCTCATCAGACTAATGAAGTCTTCTGGGGGTATCCGAACAACCGTTTCGATTGCCTTCAGAAGCTCAACGCGGTTCTGGAAGGCGACTTGGTTCCCAATATTCCTGACGTTCGAGAGATAATCGGCCGCCCATGGCGGGTTCGACCTGAGATTGCTGGCAAGAAGGCTGCGCGTGCCCTCCTGACTTTCGAAAGCTGACAGAATGCCATAGAATTCTTCGGGCTCTTTTCCACGCCTCAGCAGAATATCGATGTTTCGCAATATTCCGACGCCATTGTTTTGAGCCGCAGCACGAAGCAGCAAGTTGTACCGAGCATCCTGTGCGCGAAATCCAAGCCTATCGAGAAGAGCCCACCCGGCATCCCCTTCCACCTCTCCACCTGCTTGCAAGGAAACAAGAACGCGGTTGAGGAGATTTGCCGATAGGGGCCGCGTGGCTAAGTCCTCGCGCAAGTCGGCTACTTCGGCAGGTCTCAGTGCACTTCGCGTGTCACTATTGCTAATGAGCGCGCGCGTTTCAATGATCGCTCGCCTCTCCGCAATAAGCGCTAAATCACCAATTACGAAGAAGAGAAGAAGGGGCAGAACAAATACGACCGCCTTTATGTCGAGGTGAGATGTCCGCTCCGGCCCTTTCCCCTCATCGATAGTTGTATTCATAACCGTAATCCGCGCCGTAACCGGCCTTTTTCGCATCAAATCGGCTTAGTATCACCCCTGCGATCTGGCTTTGTGCCAAGTTGATTCTCTGGATTGACGAGCGGATGCGTGCAGGCGGATTTTCCCCCGATCGCACGAGCAAAATGGTTCTGTCAGATACATTCGCTAGCTCAACTGCATCAGCCAGCCCGAGGATGGGCGGCGCATCAATGAAGATGTGGTCGTAATTCTCACCCAATTTAGCCAGGAGGGGGTTCAGCTGGTCTGCTGCAAGTAGCTCCGCGGGATTAGGTGGCTTTGGTCCGGTAGTAATCAGATCGAGATTGGGGGCAACCATCGATTGGATGGTCTCGGAGATACTCGCGTTGCTGGAAAGTAAGTCCGACAAACCGCGCACATTGTCGACTTCGAAAAGGGAATGTTGGCGTGGTCGCCGCATATCCGCATCAAGAACGACAACGCGCTTGCCGGTTCTCGCTGTGGCAAGAGCCAAGGCCATGCACGAAACCGACTTACCCTCGCCGGCCGAGGCGCTCGTAAAAGTAAGGCATTTAGGGAGCCCCCCGGTAAACGAAATCGCCAGTACCGCGCGAATTGCAGCATAAGCCTCCGCGATTTCGCTTTTGGGGTCCCGCAGGTCCGCCATGAGTTCGGTTTCCGATGTCTCTGGTGTAATTCCTAAAAGCGGCAGGGCTAGCAATCGCTCCACGTCATCGGGACTCCGGACGCGTCCAAAAATTTGCTCTCGCAAGAGCACGAAAAGAACCGCCAACACGCATCCGATGAGGATTGATAGAGCGACATTGAGGATCAGACTTGGCTTGATCGGCCTGTCAGGCACATCCGCGCGATCTACGAGAGAGATATTATTACTGGGCGCGCCCGCTTCAGCGTTCAAGCTGTTCAACCGAGCGAGAAGCGCCTCGTATTGTGTGCGATTGGTCTGGCTGCCCCGCTCGAGGATACCGAGTTGAACCGAATTGCGCTGATCCCGGATCTGATCCTCCTTAATCGAATCTAGGCGCTGACGAAGATCCCGTTCGGCGGCAACTGAGCTATCATATGGCGCGCGCAATCCACGACGAATTTGCTCTCCGAGGCTTTGCACGTTGCTCCGTAAAGCGTCGAATTGCGCCTGCGCCTCGATTACTTGCGGATGTCCGGGCAA
This is a stretch of genomic DNA from Aurantiacibacter arachoides. It encodes these proteins:
- a CDS encoding GumC family protein — protein: MNALDVSRNFDSVGNDQLSGTNEHAITIDLLAIRSALFRSRFWVAGIVLMAALAGVVVTLLMTPIFSAASSVQIDQAATKITGTEDSDASAAIQDADRFLQTQVGILHSRSLSQMVARDLGFYNNDELLQAFDVTIDAEGLSSAVARDRKVDAVDSILMNNFYVDLPIESRIATLTFESPDPLVSARVANSFAESFIQNNLQRKVDTSAYAREFLSRQLAEARERLAASEAASNSYSEGARILATGPGVDGAAAPTLTAQSLTQINTDLNMATARRITAANEWNAIASVPAMSIPQVNQNPAVQSLVQQLATAQSELEARRARYLPGHPQVIEAQAQFDALRSNVQSLGEQIRRGLRAPYDSSVAAERDLRQRLDSIKEDQIRDQRNSVQLGILERGSQTNRTQYEALLARLNSLNAEAGAPSNNISLVDRADVPDRPIKPSLILNVALSILIGCVLAVLFVLLREQIFGRVRSPDDVERLLALPLLGITPETSETELMADLRDPKSEIAEAYAAIRAVLAISFTGGLPKCLTFTSASAGEGKSVSCMALALATARTGKRVVVLDADMRRPRQHSLFEVDNVRGLSDLLSSNASISETIQSMVAPNLDLITTGPKPPNPAELLAADQLNPLLAKLGENYDHIFIDAPPILGLADAVELANVSDRTILLVRSGENPPARIRSSIQRINLAQSQIAGVILSRFDAKKAGYGADYGYEYNYR